Proteins co-encoded in one Sulfolobales archaeon genomic window:
- a CDS encoding radical SAM protein, which translates to MPIESLFQVASSSSKARHAEVRMHSAQLAKALPSPGKFDPATGTIKIAGREIKVGGPLPQLMDGEKLVRVTQSLCPYCQRILPAVIYEKDNKIYLRKICPDHGGIDELYFGDSYLYYKFLAKGVDGRGARYTYTVAEAPCPYSCGLCSMHVSHSALTNLVVTNRCDLDCWYCFFYAEKAGYVYEPTIEQIKFMVSQLMKQGVATVIQITGGEPTVREDLPQIVRELKAMGVTHIQLNTHGITFARLFHQDPDLAVKYARELREAGVNTIYMSFDGVTPQTNPKNHYEVPFTFEVFRKAGMTSVVLVPVTIKSVNDHILGDIIRFAAKNMDIVRAVNFQPVSLTGMMKRFEREKYRITIADAILRIEEQTNGQIDRDSWFPVPACVPISEFAEALSGKFKFEMTCHPHCGAGSYVYVVKKGSSVYDYEFVPLSKMIDLEGFLEYLHEKSEELREGRSKILTGLGLAWNAVTKFINWENVPGEIKKMLPKLIVNIFVKQSYDALGEFHYKFLFLGMMHFMDQYNYDVERVMRCDIHYTMPDGRIVPFCAFNVLPEIYRDYVQKQYSISFEEYEKRYGPGKVGEAMKFRRTREYLEMVKKHPIYISHYQEFLKIDRK; encoded by the coding sequence ATGCCCATCGAGAGCCTATTCCAAGTAGCGAGCTCATCTTCAAAAGCCAGGCATGCTGAGGTAAGAATGCACTCAGCCCAGCTTGCAAAGGCCCTTCCATCACCTGGGAAATTCGATCCTGCGACAGGAACTATAAAGATTGCTGGTAGAGAGATAAAGGTAGGTGGCCCTCTCCCACAGCTAATGGATGGGGAGAAGCTTGTAAGGGTTACTCAGAGCCTATGTCCATACTGCCAGAGGATCCTTCCTGCTGTGATATATGAGAAGGATAATAAGATCTATCTGAGAAAGATCTGTCCAGATCATGGGGGTATAGATGAGCTTTACTTCGGAGACTCTTATCTCTACTATAAATTCTTGGCAAAGGGTGTTGATGGGAGAGGTGCTAGATATACATACACAGTTGCTGAGGCTCCATGTCCATATAGCTGTGGGCTATGCTCAATGCATGTTAGCCACTCCGCATTGACAAACCTGGTGGTAACCAATAGATGTGATCTAGATTGCTGGTACTGCTTCTTCTATGCTGAGAAAGCTGGCTATGTATATGAGCCAACAATAGAGCAGATAAAGTTCATGGTATCACAGCTTATGAAGCAGGGCGTTGCTACTGTTATACAGATAACCGGTGGGGAGCCTACCGTTAGGGAGGATCTTCCACAGATAGTTAGGGAGCTAAAGGCCATGGGGGTAACACATATACAGCTGAACACACATGGAATAACCTTTGCAAGGCTGTTCCACCAGGATCCAGATCTTGCTGTTAAATATGCCAGAGAGCTGAGGGAGGCAGGTGTTAACACCATATATATGAGCTTCGATGGTGTTACACCACAGACGAATCCGAAGAACCACTATGAGGTACCCTTCACATTCGAGGTCTTTAGAAAAGCTGGTATGACAAGCGTCGTGCTTGTCCCTGTAACGATTAAATCCGTTAATGACCATATATTAGGGGATATAATAAGGTTTGCCGCTAAGAATATGGATATTGTAAGGGCTGTTAACTTCCAGCCTGTAAGCCTTACTGGGATGATGAAGAGGTTTGAGAGGGAGAAGTATAGGATCACTATAGCTGATGCTATACTAAGGATTGAGGAGCAGACAAACGGGCAGATCGATCGTGATTCCTGGTTCCCAGTACCAGCATGTGTTCCGATATCCGAGTTTGCAGAGGCCTTATCAGGAAAGTTTAAGTTTGAAATGACATGTCACCCACACTGCGGTGCTGGCAGCTATGTATATGTAGTTAAGAAGGGATCATCTGTGTATGACTATGAGTTCGTGCCTCTAAGCAAGATGATAGATCTCGAAGGATTCCTAGAATATCTCCATGAGAAGAGCGAGGAGCTTAGAGAGGGGAGGAGCAAAATATTAACAGGCCTTGGTCTGGCATGGAATGCCGTTACTAAGTTCATTAACTGGGAGAACGTACCGGGGGAGATAAAGAAGATGCTTCCAAAGCTCATCGTGAATATCTTTGTAAAGCAGAGCTATGACGCCCTCGGCGAGTTCCACTATAAGTTCCTCTTCCTCGGCATGATGCACTTCATGGATCAATATAACTATGATGTTGAAAGGGTTATGAGGTGCGATATACACTACACAATGCCAGATGGCAGAATCGTTCCCTTCTGCGCCTTCAACGTCTTACCGGAGATCTACAGGGACTATGTGCAGAAGCAGTACTCAATAAGCTTTGAGGAGTATGAGAAGAGATACGGCCCCGGCAAAGTTGGTGAGGCGATGAAATTCAGAAGAACTAGAGAGTATCTTGAGATGGTTAAGAAACACCCAATATATATAAGCCACTACCAGGAGTTCCTTAAAATAGATAGAAAATAG